The following coding sequences are from one Novosphingobium sp. KACC 22771 window:
- a CDS encoding AMP-binding protein, whose translation MSELYTSAWQESIENREAFWSRAAGAVEWGKEPSRAWDDARGWFPDGSLNTAVNAIDRHVAAGRGDAAAIIYDSPVTDTVETWSYARLADEVGRVAAMLARLGVERGDRVILYMPMIPQTMFAMLACARLGAVHSVVFGGFAAHELAKRIDDATPRLILTASAGVEGSRTIAYKPMVDEALRTSSHQPDHVVLFQRDVLSADMVAPRDIDWAAMIEETAADPVPLPAEMAADDPLYILYTSGTTGTPKGVVRENGGHAVALTWSMANIYGVGPGDVFWAASDVGWVVGHSYIVYAPLLVGATTVLFEGKPVGTPDAGTFWRTIQRHGVKILFTAPTAIRAIRKEDPSASFLHDIGTGPLQAVFLAGERADPDTIHWLEERSSLPVIDHWWQTELGWPGVATCHALGDTRRRAGSAGFPVPGYEFAILGDDGKELERGQSGFVAVREPLPPGAFRTLWNNKAGWEKNFAAFPGWYETGDAGYIDADGFVHIMGRTDDIINVAGHRLSTGQMEQIVAAQDGVAECAVIGADDAIKGMVPIAFVVPRAGFDADASLPARVIAGVRGELGAVAALKTAYVVGALPKTRSGKILRNLLRKIANGEAWTCPPTIDDPAIPAGIERAIRQDSAKVA comes from the coding sequence ATGAGCGAGCTTTATACTTCGGCCTGGCAAGAAAGCATCGAGAACCGCGAAGCTTTCTGGAGCCGCGCTGCCGGGGCTGTTGAATGGGGCAAGGAGCCGTCGCGCGCATGGGATGATGCGCGCGGCTGGTTCCCTGACGGATCGCTGAATACCGCCGTCAACGCGATTGACCGCCATGTTGCCGCCGGGCGTGGCGATGCCGCCGCCATCATCTATGACAGCCCGGTCACCGATACGGTCGAAACCTGGTCCTACGCCCGTCTGGCCGATGAAGTGGGCCGTGTGGCCGCGATGCTGGCCCGCCTTGGCGTGGAGCGCGGGGATCGCGTGATCCTCTATATGCCGATGATCCCCCAGACGATGTTCGCGATGCTGGCCTGCGCGCGATTGGGCGCGGTGCATTCGGTGGTGTTTGGCGGTTTTGCCGCGCATGAATTGGCCAAGCGGATTGATGACGCCACCCCGCGCCTGATCCTGACCGCCAGCGCGGGCGTCGAGGGCAGCCGCACAATTGCCTATAAGCCGATGGTGGACGAGGCGCTGCGCACGTCCAGCCATCAGCCCGACCATGTGGTGCTGTTTCAGCGCGATGTGCTGAGCGCGGATATGGTTGCCCCGCGCGACATCGACTGGGCCGCGATGATCGAGGAAACCGCCGCCGATCCCGTGCCGCTGCCCGCCGAGATGGCGGCCGACGATCCGCTCTATATTCTCTACACCAGCGGCACCACCGGCACCCCCAAGGGCGTGGTGCGCGAGAATGGTGGTCATGCGGTGGCTCTGACATGGAGCATGGCCAACATTTACGGCGTGGGTCCGGGCGATGTGTTCTGGGCGGCCAGCGATGTGGGCTGGGTGGTGGGCCATTCCTATATCGTCTATGCGCCGCTGCTGGTGGGGGCCACCACCGTCCTGTTCGAGGGCAAGCCGGTGGGCACGCCGGACGCCGGCACCTTCTGGCGCACGATCCAGCGCCACGGGGTCAAGATCTTATTCACCGCCCCCACCGCGATCCGCGCCATCCGCAAGGAAGACCCTTCGGCCTCCTTCCTGCATGACATTGGCACCGGGCCGTTGCAGGCGGTGTTTCTGGCGGGCGAGCGGGCCGATCCCGACACGATCCACTGGCTGGAGGAACGTTCCAGCCTGCCGGTGATCGACCATTGGTGGCAAACCGAACTGGGCTGGCCGGGGGTGGCCACCTGTCATGCGCTGGGCGATACGCGGCGGCGCGCGGGCAGCGCGGGCTTTCCGGTGCCGGGCTATGAATTTGCCATTCTGGGCGACGATGGCAAGGAACTGGAGCGCGGCCAATCGGGCTTTGTCGCGGTGCGCGAACCTTTGCCGCCGGGCGCCTTCCGCACATTGTGGAACAACAAGGCGGGCTGGGAAAAGAACTTTGCCGCTTTCCCCGGTTGGTATGAAACGGGCGATGCGGGCTATATCGACGCCGACGGCTTCGTTCACATCATGGGCCGCACCGATGACATCATCAATGTCGCGGGCCATCGCCTCTCCACCGGGCAGATGGAGCAGATCGTGGCCGCACAGGACGGCGTGGCCGAATGCGCGGTGATCGGGGCGGATGATGCGATCAAGGGCATGGTGCCGATCGCCTTTGTCGTGCCGCGCGCCGGGTTCGATGCCGATGCATCGCTGCCCGCGCGGGTGATTGCCGGGGTGCGGGGCGAGTTGGGCGCGGTGGCCGCGCTCAAGACCGCCTATGTGGTGGGCGCGCTGCCCAAGACGCGTTCGGGCAAGATCCTGCGCAACCTGCTGCGCAAAATCGCCAATGGCGAGGCGTGGACCTGTCCGCCCACCATTGATGATCCCGCGATCCCGGCGGGCATCGAACGCGCGATCCGGCAGGACAGCGCGAAGGTTGCCTAG
- a CDS encoding GNAT family N-acetyltransferase — MTTDAAISHQLTTREGVVLDVRPATEADEAALSAFFDAVSEQDRRFRFFAAGEHVSHDQLDPLIHADHFRSESYIAFDHATGELVASGLLACDGKLDTGELAVSVRADYRGQGVGWALLDLLAREAERRGVRRVISIESRDNHAAIEVERDKGFTPEAFEGDPTLVVLSKTFR; from the coding sequence ATGACCACCGATGCCGCCATCAGCCACCAGCTCACCACCCGCGAAGGCGTGGTGCTGGACGTGCGCCCCGCCACCGAGGCCGATGAAGCCGCGCTTTCGGCCTTTTTCGATGCTGTGTCCGAACAGGACCGCCGCTTCCGCTTCTTTGCGGCGGGCGAGCATGTCAGCCATGACCAGCTCGACCCGTTGATTCACGCCGATCATTTCCGCAGCGAAAGCTATATCGCCTTTGACCATGCCACGGGCGAACTGGTCGCGTCGGGCCTGTTGGCCTGCGACGGCAAACTGGACACCGGCGAACTGGCGGTGTCGGTGCGCGCCGACTATCGCGGGCAGGGCGTGGGCTGGGCGTTGCTCGACCTGTTGGCGCGCGAGGCCGAGCGCCGGGGCGTGCGCCGCGTGATCTCGATCGAGAGCCGCGACAACCATGCCGCCATCGAGGTCGAGCGCGACAAGGGCTTTACCCCCGAGGCTTTCGAAGGCGATCCGACTTTGGTCGTTCTATCGAAAACCTTCCGATAA
- a CDS encoding MFS transporter, translating into MSVLHETAEDLARLPKHHVATHDEKLVITASSLGTVFEWYDFYLYGLLTAIIAAQFLTGLNQTTSFIMALLVFAAGFIVRPFGALVFGHIGDLFGRRYTFIITLTVMGLSTFLVGCLPTYKQVGVAAPIMLVVLRMFQGLALGGEYGGAATYVAEHAPAGKRGLYTSWIQITATAGLAMALLIVITVRSPVTGVGEEAFKQWGWRIPYLISGLFLVLGLWLRLKLHESPVFQKIKSEGSGSKAPLKDAFGKWSNLKIVLIAFFGAIAGQAVVWYTGQLYAMYFLEKMLKVDGLTANTLIITALLLATPFFLFFGMLSDKIGRKPIILTGCALAALTMFPVFHALTEAANPALAHAQANAPVKVMAYPGECSSQFDPVGANKFDTTSCDIVKNALAKAAINYENVAVPSGSVASVSIGGKTIIAPDPAQVSGEDKKKAIADFTTALVGKAATPAKAAADGKPAVEAKPAVVGELTKVGYPTKADPDQIDKPKVVAILFYLVLLVTMVYGPIAAMLVELFPSRIRYSSMSLPYHIGNGWLGGLLPAIGFAMVAANGDIYYGFWYPVIVAAATFFFGLFFLPETFRRDIDG; encoded by the coding sequence ATGTCTGTATTGCATGAAACGGCAGAGGATTTAGCCAGACTGCCAAAACATCACGTTGCCACCCATGACGAGAAACTGGTGATTACCGCCAGTTCGCTCGGCACGGTGTTCGAATGGTATGATTTCTATCTCTACGGCCTGCTGACCGCGATCATCGCGGCCCAGTTCCTGACCGGCCTTAATCAGACCACGTCCTTTATCATGGCGCTGCTGGTGTTTGCGGCGGGCTTTATCGTGCGGCCGTTCGGCGCGCTGGTGTTTGGCCATATCGGCGATCTGTTTGGGCGCCGCTATACTTTCATCATCACGCTCACGGTGATGGGCCTGTCCACCTTCCTCGTCGGCTGCCTGCCCACCTACAAGCAGGTTGGCGTGGCGGCGCCCATCATGCTGGTCGTGCTGCGCATGTTCCAGGGTCTGGCGCTGGGCGGCGAATATGGGGGGGCGGCCACCTATGTTGCCGAACATGCGCCTGCCGGTAAGCGCGGGCTTTATACGAGCTGGATCCAGATCACAGCGACCGCCGGCCTTGCCATGGCGCTGCTGATCGTCATCACCGTGCGTTCGCCGGTAACGGGCGTGGGCGAGGAAGCCTTCAAGCAGTGGGGCTGGCGCATTCCCTATCTGATCTCGGGCCTGTTTCTGGTGCTGGGCCTGTGGCTGCGCCTGAAGCTGCATGAAAGCCCGGTGTTCCAGAAGATCAAGTCGGAGGGCAGCGGCTCGAAGGCTCCGCTCAAGGATGCTTTCGGCAAGTGGTCGAACCTCAAGATCGTGCTGATCGCTTTCTTCGGCGCCATCGCGGGTCAGGCTGTCGTGTGGTACACGGGCCAGCTCTATGCGATGTATTTCCTTGAAAAGATGCTCAAGGTCGACGGTCTGACCGCCAATACGCTGATCATCACGGCGCTGCTGCTGGCCACGCCCTTCTTCCTCTTCTTCGGCATGCTTTCGGACAAGATCGGCCGCAAGCCCATCATCCTGACCGGCTGCGCGCTGGCCGCGCTCACCATGTTCCCCGTGTTCCATGCGCTGACCGAGGCGGCCAATCCCGCGCTCGCCCATGCGCAGGCCAATGCCCCGGTCAAGGTCATGGCCTATCCGGGCGAATGTTCCTCGCAATTCGACCCTGTCGGCGCCAACAAGTTTGACACCACCAGCTGCGACATCGTGAAGAACGCCTTGGCCAAGGCGGCGATCAATTACGAAAACGTGGCCGTGCCTTCGGGTTCGGTGGCCAGCGTGTCGATCGGCGGCAAGACCATCATCGCCCCCGATCCGGCCCAGGTGTCGGGCGAGGACAAGAAGAAGGCGATTGCCGATTTCACCACCGCTCTGGTCGGCAAGGCGGCGACGCCCGCCAAGGCAGCCGCCGATGGCAAGCCTGCGGTTGAAGCCAAGCCTGCGGTTGTGGGCGAACTGACCAAGGTGGGCTATCCCACCAAGGCCGACCCGGACCAGATCGACAAGCCCAAGGTGGTGGCGATCCTGTTCTACCTCGTGCTGCTGGTCACCATGGTCTATGGCCCGATTGCGGCCATGCTGGTCGAACTCTTCCCCAGCCGGATCCGCTATTCCTCGATGTCGCTGCCCTATCATATCGGCAATGGCTGGCTGGGTGGTCTGCTGCCTGCCATCGGCTTTGCCATGGTCGCGGCCAATGGGGATATCTACTATGGCTTCTGGTATCCGGTGATCGTGGCGGCGGCCACCTTCTTCTTCGGCCTGTTCTTCCTGCCCGAGACGTTCCGCCGCGATATTGATGGCTGA
- a CDS encoding DcaP family trimeric outer membrane transporter, producing MTLFRGKARAMAVLLGASALAAPVGAMAKAAPALTAREAALLARLEKLEAEVSQLRADAATARQQQGEAVMAAQIAAQIAAQSANTQASAAAQIAQSAAQEAKATGERVAAVEKKPVPEGMRVGATNIRIGGFLKFNAEYSHFDGGAVATNTLGRDFYLPQAIPVVTPTSRSSTDTDFSAKQTRIWLNLDTTVAGHTVRGYLETDFQTTASAAANVTGGGSQRTTNGYTLALRRAFVQLDKWTFGQDWTTFQNTAVLPESTDFVGATEGTVFVRQPLVRYSTPLSKVATLHVSVENPESATANAGAAALVENGTDHLPDFAARLNYMTKRGEISFAALGRQVRTEVSGAGLTRAGIGGSVAGKIFLNEKRASDLRFSATYGQNIGRYVGLNFAPDAVFVAATNSLADVRVFAALAAARIAITPTLRVNVIGSMQSADYDGSLSPTAIAAYNKKAWSGAVNMFYSPVKAIDLGIEYRHGQRELVNGQKGNIDRLEFAARYNF from the coding sequence ATGACGCTTTTTCGGGGAAAAGCGCGTGCGATGGCCGTGTTGCTGGGCGCTTCGGCGCTGGCGGCACCTGTCGGCGCCATGGCCAAGGCAGCGCCCGCACTGACGGCTCGTGAGGCCGCCTTGCTGGCACGGCTTGAAAAGCTGGAGGCAGAGGTGAGCCAGTTGCGCGCCGATGCCGCCACCGCCCGTCAGCAGCAGGGCGAAGCCGTTATGGCGGCCCAAATCGCGGCCCAAATCGCGGCCCAAAGCGCGAATACGCAGGCCAGCGCCGCCGCCCAGATCGCCCAGAGCGCCGCCCAGGAAGCCAAGGCCACCGGCGAGCGCGTGGCTGCGGTCGAAAAGAAGCCCGTGCCCGAGGGGATGCGGGTTGGCGCCACGAATATCCGCATCGGCGGCTTTTTGAAATTCAACGCCGAATACAGCCATTTCGACGGCGGCGCGGTGGCCACCAACACGCTGGGCCGCGATTTCTATCTGCCCCAGGCGATCCCGGTGGTGACGCCCACCAGCCGGTCGAGCACCGACACCGATTTTTCGGCCAAGCAGACACGCATCTGGCTCAACCTCGATACGACCGTGGCGGGCCATACAGTGCGCGGCTATCTGGAAACCGATTTCCAGACCACCGCCAGCGCGGCCGCCAATGTGACCGGCGGCGGCAGCCAGCGCACCACCAACGGCTATACGCTGGCCCTGCGCCGGGCCTTTGTGCAGCTCGACAAATGGACCTTTGGTCAGGACTGGACCACGTTCCAGAACACCGCCGTCCTGCCCGAATCGACCGATTTCGTGGGCGCGACCGAAGGCACCGTCTTCGTGCGCCAGCCTCTGGTGCGCTATTCCACGCCGCTTTCCAAGGTGGCGACGCTGCATGTCTCGGTTGAAAATCCCGAAAGCGCGACGGCCAATGCGGGCGCGGCGGCGCTGGTGGAAAACGGCACCGACCATCTGCCCGATTTTGCCGCTCGCCTGAACTATATGACCAAGCGGGGCGAGATCAGCTTTGCCGCGCTGGGCCGTCAGGTGCGCACCGAAGTGTCGGGCGCGGGCCTGACCCGCGCGGGGATTGGCGGCTCGGTGGCGGGCAAGATCTTCCTCAATGAAAAGCGCGCCAGCGACCTGCGCTTCTCGGCCACCTATGGCCAGAACATCGGGCGCTATGTGGGCCTGAACTTTGCCCCCGACGCGGTCTTTGTCGCGGCCACCAACAGTCTGGCCGATGTCCGGGTGTTTGCCGCGCTGGCCGCCGCGCGCATCGCCATCACGCCCACTTTGCGCGTCAATGTCATCGGTTCGATGCAGAGCGCCGACTATGACGGTTCGCTCAGCCCCACCGCGATTGCCGCCTATAACAAGAAGGCGTGGTCGGGCGCGGTCAACATGTTCTATTCGCCGGTCAAGGCCATCGACCTTGGCATCGAATATCGCCACGGCCAGCGCGAACTGGTCAATGGCCAGAAGGGCAACATCGACCGGCTCGAATTTGCCGCTCGCTATAATTTCTGA
- the acs gene encoding acetate--CoA ligase, with protein sequence MGEAIYPVPAEWAQNALIDDARYTAMYQQSVSDPDAFWAQEAGRIDWIKPFTKVKNTSYHADDFGIRWFEDGTLNLSANALDRHLATRGDQIAILWEPDSPDEAERRITYRELHEMVCRFANVLKDQGVNRGDRVTIYLPMVPEAAVAMLACARVGAIHSIVFAGFSPEALAGRVEDCGSRIVITADEGLRGGKKVPLKKNVDAATAHAPGIEKVIVLKRTGGDVPMVPGRDIDWHTACAAASPENAPEEMNAEDPLFILYTSGSTGKPKGVLHTTGGYSVWVSATHQYVFDYRPGQIYWCAADVGWVTGHSYLIYGPLINGGTTLMFEGVPNYPDPSRFWQVVDKYQVEIFYGAPTALRALMREGDEWVKKTSRQSLRVLGSVGEPINPEAWEWYHKVVGEGRCPIVDTWWQTETGGTMITPLPGATALKPGSASRPFFGVQPLLLDNDGTIMEGPGDGCLVIADSWPGQMRGVWGDADRFFQTYFTTFAGYYFTGDGCRRDEDGYYWITGRIDDVINVSGHRMGTAEIESALVAHEKVAEAAVVGMPHEIKGQGIYAYVTCNADVEPDEALRKELIAWVRHEIGPIATPDVIQFAPGLPKTRSGKIMRRILRKIAENDVGNLGDTSTLADPSVVDHLLANRPQLANA encoded by the coding sequence GTGGGCGAAGCCATCTATCCCGTCCCCGCCGAATGGGCGCAAAACGCCCTGATCGACGATGCGCGCTATACCGCCATGTATCAGCAGTCGGTGAGCGATCCCGACGCTTTCTGGGCGCAGGAAGCCGGGCGCATCGACTGGATCAAGCCGTTCACCAAGGTCAAGAACACGTCCTATCATGCCGACGATTTCGGCATCCGCTGGTTCGAGGACGGCACGCTCAACCTGTCGGCCAACGCGCTCGACCGCCATCTGGCCACCCGCGGCGACCAGATCGCCATCCTGTGGGAACCCGACAGCCCGGATGAGGCCGAGCGCCGCATCACCTATCGCGAACTTCACGAAATGGTGTGCCGCTTTGCCAATGTGCTCAAGGACCAGGGCGTCAATCGCGGCGACCGGGTGACGATCTACCTGCCCATGGTGCCCGAAGCGGCCGTGGCGATGCTGGCCTGCGCCCGCGTCGGCGCGATCCATTCCATCGTGTTTGCAGGCTTCAGCCCCGAGGCGCTGGCCGGGCGCGTCGAGGATTGCGGCAGCCGCATCGTCATCACCGCCGACGAAGGTCTGCGCGGGGGCAAGAAGGTTCCGCTGAAAAAGAACGTTGATGCCGCAACGGCCCATGCGCCCGGCATCGAAAAGGTGATCGTGCTGAAACGCACCGGGGGCGATGTGCCCATGGTGCCGGGCCGCGATATTGACTGGCACACCGCCTGCGCCGCCGCCTCGCCGGAAAACGCGCCTGAGGAAATGAACGCCGAAGATCCGTTGTTCATCCTCTACACCTCCGGCTCGACCGGCAAGCCCAAGGGCGTGCTGCACACCACCGGCGGCTACAGCGTGTGGGTGTCGGCCACGCATCAATATGTCTTCGATTACCGCCCCGGCCAGATCTATTGGTGCGCGGCGGATGTGGGCTGGGTGACGGGCCATTCGTATCTGATCTATGGCCCGCTGATCAACGGCGGCACCACGCTGATGTTCGAGGGCGTGCCCAATTATCCCGATCCTTCGCGCTTCTGGCAGGTGGTGGACAAGTATCAGGTCGAGATCTTCTATGGCGCCCCCACGGCCCTGCGCGCCCTGATGCGCGAAGGCGACGAATGGGTGAAAAAGACCAGCCGCCAGTCGCTGCGCGTCCTTGGCTCGGTGGGCGAACCGATCAATCCCGAGGCGTGGGAATGGTATCACAAGGTGGTGGGCGAAGGGCGCTGCCCCATCGTGGACACCTGGTGGCAGACCGAAACGGGCGGCACGATGATCACCCCCCTGCCCGGCGCCACGGCTTTGAAGCCCGGCTCGGCCTCACGCCCGTTCTTTGGCGTGCAGCCGCTGCTGCTCGACAATGACGGCACGATCATGGAAGGCCCCGGCGACGGTTGCCTCGTCATCGCCGACAGTTGGCCCGGCCAGATGCGCGGCGTCTGGGGCGATGCGGACCGCTTCTTCCAGACCTATTTCACCACCTTTGCCGGTTACTACTTCACCGGCGACGGCTGCCGCCGCGACGAGGACGGCTATTACTGGATCACCGGCCGCATCGACGACGTGATCAACGTTTCGGGCCATCGCATGGGCACGGCGGAAATCGAATCGGCGCTGGTGGCCCATGAAAAGGTGGCCGAGGCCGCCGTTGTGGGCATGCCCCATGAGATCAAGGGTCAGGGCATCTATGCCTATGTCACCTGCAACGCCGATGTCGAACCCGACGAGGCGCTGCGCAAGGAGTTGATCGCATGGGTGCGCCATGAAATCGGCCCCATCGCCACGCCCGATGTGATCCAGTTCGCGCCGGGCCTGCCCAAGACCCGTTCGGGCAAGATCATGCGCCGCATCCTGCGCAAGATCGCGGAAAATGACGTGGGCAATCTGGGCGACACCAGCACGCTGGCCGATCCTTCGGTGGTCGATCACCTGCTGGCCAACCGGCCGCAATTGGCCAACGCCTGA
- a CDS encoding response regulator transcription factor, which produces MTQTVLIADDHPLFRQALSLAVNRVLPQARIIEAGTLTAAARAAAEASDLALITLDLKMPGAVGYSGIALLHAEKPDVPILVVSSAEGSTAPQEARAFGAIGFLSKDSDLSAIEAVIADTLGAAAPAAPDAHGELDTIRREVAGLTPTQLKVLLAVLDGQLNKQIAHNLGIAEATVKAHMTAIMRKLDVRNRTQAALVARSLGLDLKVV; this is translated from the coding sequence GTGACCCAGACCGTCCTTATTGCCGATGACCACCCGCTCTTTCGCCAGGCGCTCAGCCTTGCCGTCAACCGGGTCCTGCCGCAGGCGCGCATCATCGAGGCCGGAACCCTGACCGCCGCCGCCCGCGCCGCCGCCGAGGCCAGCGACTTGGCGCTCATCACGCTGGATCTGAAAATGCCGGGTGCGGTGGGCTATTCGGGCATCGCGCTGCTCCACGCCGAAAAGCCCGACGTGCCGATCCTCGTCGTATCCAGCGCCGAGGGCAGCACCGCGCCGCAGGAAGCCCGTGCCTTCGGCGCCATCGGCTTCCTCTCCAAAGACAGCGACCTTTCCGCCATCGAGGCCGTGATTGCCGACACGCTGGGCGCCGCCGCGCCCGCCGCGCCCGATGCCCATGGCGAGTTGGACACCATCCGCCGCGAAGTTGCGGGCCTGACCCCGACGCAATTGAAAGTGCTGCTCGCCGTGCTCGACGGGCAATTGAACAAGCAGATCGCCCATAACCTCGGCATCGCGGAGGCCACCGTCAAGGCCCATATGACCGCGATCATGCGCAAGCTCGACGTGCGCAACCGGACGCAGGCGGCCTTGGTGGCGCGGTCGTTGGGGCTGGATTTGAAGGTGGTTTGA